Proteins from one Candidatus Eisenbacteria bacterium genomic window:
- a CDS encoding SPOR domain-containing protein: MTRKPLAMLMALALSASVSAAQASDLDTLLARTPSDSLPATLRRLETSADPGAGARAVMVLGQLHYARGEFRHAAAAFGRAAARLAPGEKPRARYAQGLAFLGLGEPTQARAALEDVARTSTTLREPALLGLAQAWEVAERPEKALETLEPLLGQPLGETGPTILERIAALAERADRQDEARRARERLLKDYPRSIEAASARAHLAASAQRPGAGTIAVVIGQFVDRGRARALAAEAKRAGFPNAQVITRGQGLSAIHVVRLGAYGSAADARQAGELAVRALGVTYQVVRAE; this comes from the coding sequence ATGACGCGAAAGCCTCTCGCCATGCTCATGGCACTCGCCCTCAGCGCCTCGGTCTCGGCCGCGCAGGCGTCGGACCTCGACACTCTGCTCGCGAGGACGCCCAGCGACAGCCTGCCGGCCACGCTTCGCCGACTCGAAACCTCCGCCGATCCCGGAGCCGGCGCCCGGGCGGTGATGGTGCTGGGCCAGCTCCACTACGCACGCGGCGAGTTCCGTCATGCCGCGGCCGCCTTCGGACGTGCCGCCGCACGCCTGGCGCCGGGCGAGAAGCCGCGGGCCAGGTACGCGCAGGGGCTCGCGTTCCTCGGTCTCGGTGAGCCCACCCAGGCCAGAGCCGCGCTCGAGGACGTGGCGCGGACCTCGACGACGCTGCGCGAGCCGGCGCTCCTCGGGCTGGCACAGGCCTGGGAGGTGGCCGAGCGGCCGGAGAAGGCGCTCGAGACGCTCGAGCCTTTGCTCGGCCAGCCGCTGGGCGAAACCGGACCCACCATCCTCGAGCGGATCGCCGCGCTGGCCGAGCGGGCGGACCGACAGGACGAGGCGCGACGCGCGCGCGAGCGGCTGCTCAAGGACTATCCGCGCAGCATCGAAGCCGCCTCCGCCCGCGCCCACCTCGCCGCTTCGGCACAGCGCCCGGGCGCCGGGACGATCGCGGTGGTGATCGGGCAGTTCGTGGATCGCGGCCGGGCGCGAGCGCTCGCCGCCGAGGCCAAGCGCGCCGGATTCCCGAACGCCCAGGTGATCACCCGCGGGCAGGGCCTGTCGGCGATCCACGTCGTGCGCCTCGGCGCGTACGGAAGCGCCGCAGACGCCCGGCAGGCGGGCGAGCTCGCCGTGCGGGCGCTCGGCGTCACCTATCAGGTGGTGAGGGCCGAGTGA
- a CDS encoding 30S ribosomal protein S1: protein MRAPRPPRLVNQDDEDGITQEQRAEMLSHYEDSLRSLGEGEIVRGTVLAVDEKEVLVDVGFKSEGVIALSEFPDPSSIKVGDTIDVFLEKMENQDGLVVLSKQRADFVRVWDRVKDAYDQAQVVEGKLVRKIKGGVVVDLYGVEAFLPGSQIALRQVQNVDALLGQTVSVRIIKLNKRRRNIVVSRRAVLEEERDRLKSAILKNLAKDQVREGVVKNITDFGAFVDLGGIDGLLHITDMSWGRVGHPSELVKIGDRLKVKVLNFDPEKERISLGLKQLDAYPWEGVEDKYKVGDRIKGRVVSITDYGAFVELEKGVEGLVHVSEMSWTRHVRHPSKVVNLGDTIEAVVLKVDKANEKISLGLKQVEPDPWLTLDQKYPPGMRVKGKVRNLTNFGAFVELEEGIDGLVHVSDMSWTKRVAHPSEVLKKGDSVEVMILAIDKEHRRISLGLKQVSEDPWPSLAEKYPSGMEITGTINRLFDRGAIVDLGNGIEGFVPTSQLGIDDLKRPMDAFEVGEVLTMKVTRVDVPNHRLILSVKGWLAEQDDIALAEWTSRRNQVRAKIAANPPVEEPEDPSKAKGKKLKDEPEEDEE, encoded by the coding sequence GTGCGGGCACCGCGACCTCCCAGGCTCGTCAATCAGGACGACGAGGACGGCATCACGCAAGAGCAGCGCGCGGAGATGCTCAGCCATTACGAAGACTCGCTGCGCTCACTGGGTGAAGGCGAGATCGTCCGCGGCACCGTGCTGGCGGTGGACGAGAAGGAAGTGCTGGTGGACGTGGGGTTCAAGAGCGAGGGCGTCATCGCCCTGTCCGAATTCCCGGACCCCTCCTCCATCAAGGTGGGCGACACCATCGACGTCTTCCTCGAGAAGATGGAGAACCAGGACGGTCTGGTCGTGCTCTCCAAGCAGCGCGCCGACTTCGTCCGCGTGTGGGATCGCGTCAAGGACGCCTACGACCAGGCCCAGGTGGTCGAAGGCAAGCTGGTGCGCAAGATCAAGGGCGGCGTGGTGGTCGATCTCTACGGCGTGGAGGCGTTCCTCCCGGGATCCCAGATCGCGCTGCGCCAGGTGCAGAACGTCGACGCCCTGCTGGGGCAGACGGTCTCCGTGCGCATCATCAAGCTCAACAAGCGCCGCCGGAACATCGTGGTCTCGCGCCGCGCCGTGCTCGAGGAAGAGCGCGACCGCCTGAAGAGCGCGATCCTCAAGAACCTGGCCAAGGACCAGGTGCGCGAGGGCGTGGTCAAGAACATCACCGACTTCGGCGCGTTCGTGGACCTCGGCGGCATCGACGGCCTGCTCCACATCACCGACATGTCGTGGGGCCGGGTCGGCCATCCTTCCGAGCTGGTCAAGATCGGCGATCGTCTCAAGGTCAAAGTGCTCAACTTCGATCCCGAGAAGGAGCGCATCTCACTCGGCTTGAAGCAGCTCGATGCCTATCCATGGGAAGGCGTCGAGGATAAGTACAAGGTCGGCGATCGCATCAAGGGCCGAGTGGTCTCGATCACCGACTACGGCGCCTTCGTCGAGCTCGAGAAGGGCGTCGAGGGCCTGGTGCACGTCTCCGAGATGTCCTGGACGCGACACGTGCGGCATCCGTCCAAGGTGGTCAACCTCGGCGACACCATCGAGGCGGTGGTCCTCAAGGTCGACAAGGCCAACGAGAAGATCTCGCTCGGCCTCAAGCAAGTGGAGCCGGATCCCTGGCTCACCCTCGATCAGAAGTACCCGCCGGGCATGCGGGTCAAGGGCAAGGTCCGGAACCTCACGAACTTCGGCGCCTTCGTGGAGCTGGAGGAAGGCATCGACGGTCTCGTGCACGTGTCCGACATGTCGTGGACCAAGCGCGTGGCTCATCCGAGCGAGGTGCTCAAGAAGGGCGACTCCGTCGAGGTCATGATCCTGGCCATCGACAAGGAGCATCGCCGCATCAGCCTAGGACTCAAGCAGGTGTCCGAGGATCCGTGGCCGTCGCTGGCCGAGAAGTATCCGTCGGGCATGGAGATCACGGGCACGATCAACCGGCTGTTCGATCGCGGCGCCATCGTCGATCTGGGAAACGGCATCGAGGGCTTCGTCCCGACCTCACAGCTCGGCATCGACGATCTGAAGCGTCCGATGGACGCCTTCGAGGTGGGCGAGGTGCTCACCATGAAGGTGACTCGTGTCGACGTCCCGAATCACCGCCTGATCCTCAGCGTCAAGGGCTGGCTGGCGGAGCAGGACGACATCGCGCTGGCCGAGTGGACCTCGAGGCGCAACCAGGTGCGCGCCAAGATCGCCGCCAACCCGCCGGTCGAGGAGCCCGAAGATCCTTCGAAAGCGAAGGGCAAGAAGTTGAAGGACGAGCCGGAGGAAGACGAGGAATAA
- a CDS encoding lysophospholipid acyltransferase family protein, whose amino-acid sequence MSPYYSAARLFASGCFGLLTGWDVRGRQHIPREGGLLIASNHISFWDPPMIGSALPREVHFLAKEELFRTPGLGWLIRSLNSIPIRRGVADLSGLARALEVLRQGEALLMFPEGSRMRDGELHPPRPGVGMMAVQADVPIVPCYISGSNRPARWWRRGVKVRLWFGHARHWKDLIDPETDLTPGRMLYQKVGEGVMREIAILRTGQETAASRGAA is encoded by the coding sequence TTGAGCCCGTATTATAGTGCCGCGCGGCTTTTCGCCAGCGGCTGCTTCGGTCTGCTGACGGGATGGGACGTACGAGGTCGCCAGCACATCCCCCGCGAGGGTGGGTTGCTGATCGCCTCGAACCACATCTCGTTCTGGGATCCCCCGATGATCGGGTCTGCGCTTCCTCGCGAGGTGCATTTCCTCGCCAAGGAGGAGCTGTTCCGCACGCCGGGGCTCGGGTGGCTGATTCGTTCGCTGAACTCGATTCCGATTCGTCGCGGAGTCGCGGATCTCAGCGGACTGGCGCGGGCTCTCGAGGTGCTGCGGCAGGGTGAAGCGCTGCTGATGTTCCCCGAGGGAAGCCGGATGCGCGACGGGGAGTTGCATCCCCCGCGACCCGGTGTCGGGATGATGGCCGTCCAGGCGGACGTCCCGATCGTGCCCTGCTACATCTCGGGCAGCAATCGACCGGCGCGCTGGTGGCGCCGCGGCGTGAAGGTCCGTCTGTGGTTCGGGCACGCACGCCACTGGAAAGATCTGATCGATCCGGAGACCGACCTCACGCCGGGGCGAATGCTCTACCAGAAGGTCGGCGAGGGCGTCATGCGGGAGATCGCGATACTCAGGACCGGGCAGGAGACCGCTGCTTCACGGGGCGCCGCTTGA
- the cmk gene encoding (d)CMP kinase, whose product MSFVVTIDGPAAAGKSTTARAVASALGFLYVDTGSLYRALAVKVLELGVAPDDDAALDACVGSTELSLSGAPERPQVWLDGVDVTDRIRTPAVSETSSRLAARPVVRRRLVDIQRRLRQQGPLVAEGRDLGTVVFPDAELKIFLDAAPQTRVMRRHQELVRHGIPAPIEQVAEDLDRRDRRDRQRADSPLVAAPDAVTLDTSALTVEAQVAEVLKLVRAHPRFPAGVGDPSGGVPGSGASP is encoded by the coding sequence ATGAGCTTCGTGGTCACGATCGACGGTCCGGCCGCCGCCGGAAAGAGCACCACGGCCCGTGCGGTGGCGAGCGCTTTGGGGTTTCTCTACGTCGACACCGGGTCGCTCTATCGCGCGCTGGCGGTCAAAGTGCTCGAGCTCGGGGTCGCGCCCGACGACGACGCGGCACTCGACGCGTGCGTCGGTTCCACCGAGCTCTCGCTCTCGGGCGCCCCGGAGCGGCCTCAGGTCTGGCTCGATGGCGTGGACGTGACGGACCGGATCCGCACCCCGGCGGTGAGCGAGACGTCCTCTCGACTGGCGGCCCGGCCGGTGGTTCGCCGCCGCCTGGTCGACATTCAGCGGCGTCTGCGTCAGCAGGGCCCGCTCGTGGCCGAGGGGAGGGACCTCGGGACCGTGGTCTTCCCGGACGCGGAGTTGAAGATCTTCCTCGATGCCGCTCCGCAGACCCGGGTCATGCGCCGCCACCAGGAGCTTGTGCGCCACGGGATTCCGGCGCCCATCGAGCAGGTGGCCGAGGACCTCGATCGCCGCGACCGGAGGGACCGTCAGCGCGCCGACAGCCCGCTGGTTGCCGCACCCGACGCCGTGACGCTGGACACATCCGCCCTGACGGTCGAGGCTCAGGTTGCGGAGGTCCTCAAGCTGGTCCGGGCCCATCCGCGGTTCCCGGCCGGGGTAGGAGACCCATCGGGCGGCGTTCCCGGCTCGGGCGCGAGCCCTTGA
- the aroA gene encoding 3-phosphoshikimate 1-carboxyvinyltransferase, with protein sequence MPPGASSRIVVHPGRGLGGSVTPPGDKSVTHRAYILGGLAEGVTTVEEPNPGADCESTLTCLEALGAEVRREPGKVTLRGCAMRFSKPDGILDCGNSGTTLRLLAGPLAAQPFRSTLAGDASLQRRPVDRVIEPLRRMGAKLSAREGDRLPPLEIEGGPLHAIEYKVESRSAQVASCVLLAGLFAEGKTTVIIEGARDHTQRMLPEFGAEIDAHELDDALVPPFSVTGPARLQGRRLRVPGDFSAAAFFLAGVAATPGAAITAEGVSLNPTRTGLLLALGEMGAKVTREQTGMEAGEPIGNVTVTGPDMLEALRDWTPASWAHFIPTMIDEIPALAVAAARARGVTRIRHAAELRVKESDRIAALATNLRRLGIEVEEHPDGLSIHGGTLRGGIVDAAGDHRIAMAFAVAGTFADGPVTVTGASEIATSYPGFVRALRTLGAEVEVPEEDALAR encoded by the coding sequence ATGCCGCCCGGCGCTTCCTCCCGTATCGTCGTTCATCCGGGACGGGGCCTGGGCGGCAGCGTCACGCCGCCGGGAGACAAGTCGGTCACCCACCGCGCGTACATTCTCGGCGGACTCGCCGAGGGCGTCACGACCGTGGAGGAGCCGAACCCGGGAGCCGATTGCGAGTCGACGCTCACCTGCCTCGAGGCGCTCGGCGCCGAGGTGCGGCGTGAACCCGGAAAGGTGACGCTTCGCGGCTGCGCGATGCGGTTCTCGAAACCCGACGGGATACTCGACTGCGGGAACTCGGGAACCACACTGCGCCTTCTGGCCGGCCCGCTCGCGGCGCAGCCGTTCCGCTCCACACTGGCCGGGGACGCGTCGCTGCAACGGCGTCCGGTCGACCGTGTGATCGAGCCCTTGCGGAGGATGGGCGCGAAGCTCAGCGCCCGCGAAGGCGACCGTCTCCCGCCGCTCGAGATCGAGGGTGGGCCCTTACACGCGATCGAATACAAGGTCGAGAGCAGGAGCGCACAGGTGGCCTCCTGCGTGCTGCTCGCGGGACTCTTTGCCGAGGGCAAGACCACGGTGATCATCGAAGGCGCTCGCGACCACACCCAGCGCATGCTTCCGGAATTCGGTGCGGAGATCGACGCCCACGAGCTCGACGATGCCCTCGTTCCTCCTTTCTCGGTCACGGGTCCGGCCAGGTTGCAGGGGAGGCGACTGCGTGTGCCCGGCGACTTCTCGGCGGCCGCGTTCTTCCTGGCCGGCGTCGCCGCCACTCCGGGGGCTGCGATCACCGCCGAGGGCGTGAGCCTGAATCCGACGCGGACGGGACTGCTGCTCGCACTCGGAGAGATGGGGGCGAAGGTCACTCGAGAGCAAACCGGGATGGAGGCGGGAGAGCCGATCGGGAACGTCACCGTCACCGGGCCAGACATGCTCGAAGCGCTTCGCGACTGGACACCGGCCTCATGGGCGCACTTCATTCCAACGATGATCGACGAGATTCCAGCGCTGGCCGTGGCGGCCGCCCGGGCGCGCGGGGTCACCCGCATCCGCCACGCGGCAGAGCTGCGGGTGAAGGAGAGCGACCGCATTGCCGCGCTGGCGACGAATCTCCGTCGCCTCGGCATCGAGGTCGAGGAGCATCCGGACGGGCTCTCGATTCACGGAGGAACCCTGCGCGGAGGAATCGTCGATGCTGCCGGCGACCATCGGATCGCCATGGCGTTCGCCGTCGCCGGGACCTTCGCCGATGGCCCGGTCACGGTGACCGGCGCGAGCGAGATCGCCACCTCGTACCCGGGGTTCGTGAGAGCGCTGCGCACGCTGGGCGCCGAGGTCGAAGTCCCCGAAGAGGACGCGCTCGCCCGATGA
- a CDS encoding PilZ domain-containing protein, whose amino-acid sequence MPRKKGIPKVERRTSTRADASLSMRVEGEPTNGAVLTQIVTESQNISSSGVYCSSPHYLAPLSKVALTIVLPNQKSTQGAQRLLKCDGVVVRCMPTGAASRPAGYELACSFIGLDPRHRILLDDFVTWRNLQSIHRTTAVAKKKKAGVVQRAKRTGSRATALKTTARRVARRPASR is encoded by the coding sequence ATGCCGCGCAAGAAGGGAATTCCGAAGGTCGAGCGCAGGACGAGCACACGCGCAGACGCCAGCCTCAGCATGCGGGTCGAGGGCGAGCCCACGAACGGCGCCGTCCTCACCCAGATCGTGACCGAGAGCCAGAACATTTCCTCGAGCGGCGTGTACTGCAGCTCGCCGCACTACCTGGCTCCGTTGTCGAAGGTCGCGCTCACCATCGTGCTGCCCAACCAGAAGAGCACTCAAGGCGCACAGCGCCTGCTCAAATGCGACGGTGTGGTGGTGCGCTGCATGCCGACCGGCGCTGCGTCGCGACCCGCGGGCTACGAGCTCGCGTGCAGCTTCATCGGCCTCGACCCGCGCCACCGCATTCTCCTCGACGACTTCGTCACCTGGCGCAATCTCCAGTCGATCCACCGCACCACGGCCGTGGCGAAGAAGAAGAAGGCAGGCGTGGTGCAGCGAGCCAAGCGCACGGGAAGCCGGGCAACGGCCCTCAAGACCACGGCCCGCCGCGTCGCTCGCCGTCCTGCAAGCCGCTAG
- a CDS encoding VacB/RNase II family 3'-5' exoribonuclease, translated as MRPGRVPLIWKSHAAPEDGDYCIAEIEEDRVARLVEVLGADDRPEWDDHAVASQYRLRVHFPPDAEREAARLKLPTAAEIRHRTDIRDQLVFTIDPEDARDHDDALSWRSLGHGSHEVGIHIADVSHYVPDGGALDAEARLRGLSCYLPGGVIPMLPEALSADLCSLRPDQDRLALSVFVELDERGGLEGYRFEETVIRSRHRLAYGRVQEALDGKHPFEANLQHAVESLMRLARALRARRWKTGALDLEVPETKAWVDEHGVPIRIERRPHLESHELIEEFMLLANRCVGREGAERRSGMLYRVHEPPGPPKLVDLDAMLRALALPRLGSLEDPARALQALLRAPLDPARRRVLHRLVLRSMARARYLEKDLGHFGLATREYCHFTSPIRRYPDLHNHRRVREWIHRRKSAAWDPHALDRLAESCTGSEWNAADAEREAVKVKGLRYLEGRLGDQGSGIITGLNPHGFFVELDDVPVEGFVRLSSYLDDHFVLDPTGVRLTGRRTRRRFSLGDSVRVTVARVDVPGRECDMAIEVPMRRPGRRHRGRH; from the coding sequence GTGCGGCCCGGCCGCGTTCCGCTGATCTGGAAGAGTCATGCGGCTCCAGAGGACGGCGACTACTGCATCGCCGAGATCGAAGAGGACCGGGTCGCTCGTCTCGTCGAGGTGCTCGGCGCCGACGACCGCCCCGAGTGGGACGATCACGCGGTGGCCTCGCAGTATCGGCTGCGCGTGCACTTTCCGCCGGACGCCGAGCGGGAAGCCGCCCGCCTGAAGCTGCCGACAGCCGCCGAGATCCGCCATCGCACCGACATCCGGGACCAGCTGGTGTTCACGATCGATCCGGAGGACGCGCGGGACCACGACGACGCGCTGTCCTGGCGCTCGCTCGGGCATGGATCCCACGAGGTCGGCATCCACATCGCCGACGTCTCGCACTACGTCCCGGATGGTGGCGCGCTCGATGCCGAGGCCCGGCTCCGCGGACTGAGCTGCTACCTCCCGGGCGGCGTCATCCCCATGCTGCCGGAAGCGCTGTCCGCGGACCTCTGCTCACTGCGGCCCGACCAGGACCGGCTGGCGCTGTCGGTCTTCGTGGAGCTCGACGAGCGTGGCGGGCTCGAGGGTTATCGCTTCGAAGAGACGGTGATCCGCAGCCGCCATCGACTGGCCTACGGAAGAGTGCAGGAGGCGCTCGACGGCAAGCACCCCTTCGAAGCGAACCTCCAGCACGCGGTGGAGTCGTTGATGAGACTCGCGCGCGCGCTGCGGGCGCGGCGCTGGAAGACCGGTGCGCTCGACCTCGAGGTCCCCGAGACCAAGGCCTGGGTGGACGAGCACGGCGTCCCGATTCGCATCGAGCGCCGCCCGCACCTCGAGAGCCACGAGCTGATCGAGGAGTTCATGCTGCTCGCCAACCGCTGCGTGGGCCGGGAGGGGGCCGAGCGCAGGAGCGGCATGCTGTACCGCGTCCACGAGCCGCCGGGGCCTCCCAAGCTGGTCGACCTCGATGCCATGCTGCGCGCGCTCGCACTGCCGCGCCTCGGCTCGCTCGAGGACCCGGCTCGCGCCCTCCAGGCGTTGCTGCGCGCTCCGCTCGATCCCGCGCGGCGGCGCGTCCTCCATCGGCTGGTGCTGCGGTCGATGGCCCGCGCGCGCTACCTGGAGAAGGACCTTGGCCACTTCGGGCTCGCCACCCGCGAGTACTGCCACTTCACGTCGCCGATCCGCCGTTATCCCGATCTCCACAACCACCGGCGAGTGCGCGAGTGGATTCACCGCCGGAAGTCCGCGGCCTGGGATCCCCACGCGCTCGACCGGCTCGCCGAGTCGTGCACCGGTTCGGAGTGGAACGCGGCCGATGCCGAGCGCGAAGCGGTGAAAGTCAAGGGCCTCCGGTATCTGGAGGGGCGACTCGGCGATCAAGGTTCGGGTATCATCACCGGGCTGAATCCGCACGGATTCTTCGTCGAGCTGGACGATGTCCCAGTGGAAGGTTTCGTCCGGCTGAGCTCGTACCTGGACGACCACTTCGTCCTGGATCCCACGGGGGTGCGCCTTACGGGGCGTCGCACCCGTCGGAGGTTCAGTCTGGGCGACTCGGTTCGCGTCACCGTCGCCCGCGTGGACGTCCCGGGCCGCGAATGCGACATGGCCATCGAGGTGCCGATGCGGCGACCGGGTCGCCGCCACCGGGGGAGACATTGA
- a CDS encoding HU family DNA-binding protein, with the protein MTKADLVEEISGTTGVSKNHTAIIVDSLIDAVCRALSEGKHLEIRGFGTFKVRERRARRARNPRSGTEVMVPAKLVPVFKPSKELRSTISGPVETPEPVTS; encoded by the coding sequence ATGACCAAGGCCGACCTCGTGGAAGAAATCTCCGGAACGACCGGCGTGTCGAAGAATCACACGGCGATCATCGTCGACTCGCTCATCGACGCTGTGTGCCGTGCCTTGAGTGAAGGAAAGCATCTCGAGATCCGCGGGTTCGGGACCTTCAAGGTTCGCGAGCGTCGCGCCCGGCGGGCGCGCAATCCGCGGAGCGGGACCGAAGTCATGGTCCCGGCCAAGCTGGTCCCGGTGTTCAAGCCGAGCAAGGAACTGCGGTCCACGATTTCCGGTCCGGTCGAGACACCGGAACCGGTCACCTCGTAG
- a CDS encoding zinc ribbon domain-containing protein, giving the protein MPIYEYRCTTCHERFESLVRSAERATARCPRCGTTRVERLLSTFAVGKASAAAPTPGPCGSSDCACRMHPD; this is encoded by the coding sequence ATGCCGATCTACGAATACCGGTGCACGACCTGTCACGAGCGCTTCGAGTCGCTGGTGAGGTCCGCAGAGCGCGCCACCGCGCGCTGCCCCCGCTGCGGCACGACTCGGGTCGAGCGCCTCCTTTCAACTTTCGCCGTCGGCAAGGCGAGCGCGGCCGCACCAACTCCGGGCCCCTGCGGGTCGTCCGACTGCGCCTGCCGCATGCATCCAGACTGA
- a CDS encoding S8 family serine peptidase — MMVHRVRAPLQAGVMLALLVASSTAPASAENVIQRPARTGSDFVGYVPDELVVVFKPATAHQLYALPAQAGRARANIERVQAVLDRVAARSFEREFPNAQPRARGSMAPEMTGHYIVKLAPGMGLDDAKAELEKHADVERVEKVGIHTFHIDANDPYYKFGTATFPRDQWHYQKPYGMGANVAWDREPGNSSVAVGMLDSGMRYYHNDLGGTDPPGPADNVTNGNVWVSPFDPPGGGDNEGNGFADDVVGWDFVSAVLAGTFCRDPDCMTTDNDPRDGDGHGTHTSGTVGAIANNGRDVAGVAGGWGEGGPAAGVRLIPARIGYHACVGDAMQCAEPPPANRIGGVVSMTWAAQALNYIADLKARGVNVAAVNCSWGSSNTGGISTALTNVQAQDVLVVCSAGNSNVQVTSSNSYLPTVAGVLCIGSTDSTGMGSSFSNHGPLVDLAAPGSIILSTYSPNQDNGIADGDYVGVLSGTSMATPHVVGAAAVLESWNPALTAAQKAALITGNTKPFNPLNTKVLGPGILDLAAALAAAPGSTTGVGPSALTNPRLQLRAIPNPARGGSEFAITARAGQRVGLQILDASGRRVRSMEGVADGAGVLRVRWDGKDEGGRAPGAGIYFVSALAGGEHATHKLAVLE; from the coding sequence ATGATGGTCCATCGCGTGCGCGCCCCGCTCCAGGCCGGGGTCATGCTCGCCCTGCTCGTTGCGTCCTCCACCGCGCCGGCGTCCGCGGAAAATGTGATCCAGCGTCCGGCAAGGACCGGATCGGACTTCGTCGGCTACGTGCCCGACGAGCTGGTGGTGGTGTTCAAGCCAGCCACGGCGCATCAGCTCTATGCGCTCCCCGCCCAGGCAGGGCGCGCGCGCGCCAATATCGAGCGGGTCCAGGCTGTCCTCGATCGGGTGGCGGCGCGCAGCTTCGAGCGGGAGTTCCCCAATGCCCAGCCGCGGGCCAGGGGCTCCATGGCGCCCGAGATGACCGGGCACTACATCGTCAAGCTCGCACCCGGGATGGGGCTCGACGATGCCAAGGCGGAGCTCGAGAAGCATGCAGACGTGGAGCGGGTGGAGAAGGTCGGCATCCACACCTTCCACATCGACGCCAACGACCCCTACTACAAGTTCGGCACCGCGACCTTCCCGCGCGACCAGTGGCACTACCAAAAGCCCTACGGCATGGGCGCCAACGTGGCCTGGGACCGCGAGCCCGGCAACTCGAGCGTCGCGGTCGGCATGCTCGACAGCGGCATGCGCTATTACCACAACGACCTCGGCGGCACCGATCCTCCCGGCCCCGCGGACAACGTGACCAACGGCAACGTATGGGTGAGCCCCTTCGATCCTCCGGGCGGCGGGGACAACGAGGGCAACGGATTCGCCGACGACGTGGTCGGATGGGACTTCGTCTCCGCGGTGCTTGCGGGAACGTTCTGCCGTGATCCCGACTGCATGACCACGGACAACGATCCGCGTGACGGGGACGGTCACGGGACCCACACCAGTGGCACTGTGGGCGCGATCGCGAACAATGGGCGCGACGTCGCCGGCGTCGCGGGCGGCTGGGGAGAAGGTGGGCCGGCTGCCGGCGTTCGTCTCATCCCGGCGCGGATCGGCTACCACGCGTGCGTGGGCGACGCCATGCAGTGCGCGGAACCGCCGCCGGCCAATCGGATCGGCGGCGTGGTGTCGATGACCTGGGCCGCGCAGGCGCTCAACTACATCGCCGATCTCAAGGCGCGCGGCGTCAACGTCGCGGCGGTCAACTGCTCGTGGGGCTCCAGCAACACCGGCGGGATCAGCACGGCGCTCACCAACGTCCAGGCGCAGGACGTCCTGGTCGTCTGTTCCGCCGGGAACTCGAACGTCCAGGTGACCTCGTCGAACTCGTACCTTCCCACCGTGGCCGGCGTCCTGTGCATCGGCTCCACCGATTCCACGGGGATGGGATCGAGCTTCAGCAACCACGGTCCATTGGTCGACCTGGCGGCTCCCGGGAGCATCATCCTCAGCACCTACAGCCCCAACCAGGACAACGGCATCGCGGACGGCGATTACGTGGGCGTCCTGAGCGGGACCTCGATGGCGACCCCGCACGTGGTGGGCGCCGCGGCGGTTCTCGAGTCCTGGAATCCGGCGCTGACGGCGGCCCAGAAGGCCGCGCTCATCACCGGCAACACCAAGCCTTTCAATCCGCTCAATACGAAGGTTTTGGGCCCCGGCATCCTCGACCTCGCGGCGGCGCTCGCGGCGGCGCCCGGCTCCACCACCGGAGTCGGTCCCTCAGCCTTGACCAACCCCCGGCTCCAGCTGCGCGCCATTCCCAATCCGGCGCGCGGAGGATCGGAATTCGCGATCACCGCCCGGGCGGGACAGAGAGTCGGCCTGCAGATCCTCGACGCCTCGGGTCGTCGCGTGCGCTCGATGGAAGGCGTGGCGGACGGCGCCGGCGTGCTGCGCGTGCGCTGGGACGGCAAGGACGAGGGCGGTCGCGCGCCGGGTGCCGGCATCTACTTCGTGAGCGCTCTGGCGGGCGGCGAGCACGCGACGCACAAGCTGGCGGTGCTCGAATAG